In Nocardia sp. NBC_00403, one DNA window encodes the following:
- a CDS encoding MBL fold metallo-hydrolase: MSETIERTTLEALHIGGPTLRFRYAGLTWLTDPTFDAPGDYQGPITLHKLTGPAVPLEQVGSVDVVLLSHDQHADNLDNSGREFLATVETVLSTPDAAGRVNGVRGLANWETVTVGEVRVTAVPALHGPEGCEPFSGVVTGFVLQAEGLPTVYVSGDNASVAFVEQIVQRIGRIDIAILNVGAANVGRFGDTDVTLNARTALQAAEHLGDAAIIPVHAEGWGHFTESLDHLARVFAYGGRADQLHIPQPGRIFTV; the protein is encoded by the coding sequence ATGAGCGAAACGATCGAACGCACCACCCTCGAGGCCCTGCACATCGGCGGGCCGACCCTGCGCTTCCGGTACGCGGGTCTGACCTGGCTGACCGACCCCACCTTCGATGCGCCGGGTGACTACCAGGGCCCGATCACCCTGCACAAGCTCACCGGTCCCGCGGTGCCGCTCGAGCAGGTCGGATCCGTGGACGTGGTGCTGCTCTCGCATGACCAGCACGCCGACAACCTCGACAATTCCGGTCGCGAGTTCCTTGCCACCGTCGAGACCGTGCTGTCCACGCCGGATGCGGCCGGCCGCGTGAACGGCGTTCGAGGACTGGCGAACTGGGAGACCGTGACGGTCGGCGAAGTCCGGGTGACCGCGGTTCCCGCGCTGCACGGACCCGAGGGGTGCGAACCGTTCAGCGGTGTCGTCACCGGTTTCGTGCTGCAGGCCGAGGGCTTGCCGACGGTGTATGTCTCCGGTGACAACGCGTCGGTCGCTTTCGTCGAGCAGATCGTCCAGCGCATCGGTCGCATCGACATCGCCATCCTGAATGTGGGCGCCGCCAACGTCGGCCGTTTCGGCGACACCGACGTCACCCTCAATGCCCGCACCGCCCTCCAAGCCGCCGAACACCTCGGCGACGCGGCCATCATCCCGGTGCACGCCGAAGGGTGGGGCCACTTCACCGAATCCCTCGACCACCTCGCCCGTGTCTTCGCCTACGGCGGCCGCGCCGACCAACTCCACATCCCGCAGCCCGGCCGGATATTCACGGTTTGA
- the sigJ gene encoding RNA polymerase sigma factor SigJ, which produces MTSDQPSASEPIDQAELARQFEEHRPYLRRLAYSNLGSLTDADDVVQEAWLRLQRQHESGKAGEIDNLRAWLTTVTGRLALDYLGSARVRREQYVGEWLPEPEVTSWDDPADRITQDERVTTALLVVLESLSPAERTAFVLQDVFGMTGPEVADVVGRTPAAVRQLASRARKRIEDGTPRFPASPDEQEKVVSAFAVAWRSGDLSALLGVLDSEVSLTADGGGKVPAIRQPVHGAELVAKLLLGWYHAPSAAGAWGRAVLVNGQPGLVVFDGTHTGVFAFTVDAGRIVAIDVVRNPDKLHDLPTTGAPDWYLGQNPDEAGSAGTE; this is translated from the coding sequence GTGACTTCCGATCAGCCCTCCGCATCCGAGCCCATCGACCAGGCCGAGTTGGCCAGGCAGTTCGAGGAGCATCGGCCGTATTTGCGCCGGCTCGCCTACAGCAATCTCGGCAGCCTCACCGACGCCGACGACGTGGTGCAGGAGGCGTGGCTGCGGCTGCAGCGCCAGCACGAGTCGGGCAAGGCGGGCGAGATCGACAACCTGCGGGCCTGGCTGACCACGGTGACCGGCCGGCTGGCGTTGGACTACCTCGGCTCGGCCAGGGTGCGCCGCGAGCAATACGTCGGCGAATGGCTTCCCGAGCCCGAGGTGACGAGCTGGGATGATCCCGCCGACCGCATCACCCAGGACGAGCGGGTCACCACGGCCCTGCTGGTGGTCCTCGAATCCCTGTCCCCCGCCGAACGCACCGCGTTCGTCCTACAGGATGTGTTCGGTATGACCGGCCCCGAGGTCGCCGATGTGGTCGGGCGCACGCCGGCGGCGGTTCGTCAGCTCGCCTCGCGCGCACGCAAGCGCATCGAGGACGGGACGCCGCGTTTTCCCGCGTCGCCGGACGAGCAGGAGAAGGTGGTCTCGGCGTTCGCGGTGGCGTGGCGGTCCGGTGACCTGAGCGCCTTGCTCGGCGTGCTGGATTCCGAGGTCAGCCTCACCGCCGATGGCGGCGGCAAGGTGCCCGCGATCCGGCAGCCGGTGCACGGCGCCGAGCTGGTCGCGAAACTGCTGCTCGGCTGGTACCACGCACCATCGGCGGCAGGCGCGTGGGGCCGTGCGGTCCTGGTCAACGGTCAGCCCGGCCTTGTCGTCTTCGACGGCACCCACACCGGCGTCTTCGCGTTCACCGTCGACGCGGGCCGCATCGTCGCCATCGACGTGGTCCGCAACCCGGATAAGCTGCACGACCTGCCGACCACCGGCGCCCCCGACTGGTACCTCGGTCAAAACCCCGACGAGGCCGGTTCTGCCGGCACCGAATAG
- the ald gene encoding alanine dehydrogenase yields MRIGVPREVKEQEFRVALTPAGAGELVRHGHEVLIEAGAGVGSGFADSDYAAAGVRMVPDADQLWWEAELVLKVKEPIAPEYARMRPEQVLFTYLHLAASRECTDAILRSGSTAIAYEMVRAADGSLPLLAPMSEVAGKLGPQVGAYHLMAPLGGAGLLLGGVPGVRPADVVVLGGGVAGSNSAAVAAGMGAKVTVLDTNLVRLRELDAQFDGRITTLASNTVAIAQAVLAADLVIGSVLVPGTRTPKLVSDELVAGMRPGSVLVDIAIDQGGCFTSSRPTTHANPTFRVADSLFYCVANMPGAVPHTATVALTNATLPYVRAIADHGWPRACAEHPDLARGLTADAGHLLSAEVAAAHGYPVLKPVGSAG; encoded by the coding sequence ATGAGGATCGGAGTACCGCGGGAGGTCAAGGAGCAGGAGTTTCGGGTGGCGCTGACGCCGGCGGGAGCCGGGGAGTTGGTGCGGCACGGACACGAGGTGTTGATCGAGGCAGGCGCGGGGGTGGGGTCGGGGTTCGCCGATTCCGACTATGCCGCGGCCGGGGTGCGGATGGTGCCCGACGCCGACCAGCTGTGGTGGGAGGCCGAGCTGGTGCTGAAGGTGAAGGAGCCGATCGCGCCGGAGTATGCACGGATGCGGCCGGAACAGGTGCTGTTCACCTACCTGCATCTGGCCGCGTCCCGCGAATGCACCGATGCGATTCTGCGCTCGGGCAGCACCGCCATCGCCTATGAGATGGTGCGTGCGGCCGACGGCTCGTTGCCACTGCTCGCGCCGATGAGCGAGGTCGCGGGGAAGCTCGGCCCTCAGGTCGGCGCGTATCACCTGATGGCGCCGCTCGGAGGCGCCGGGCTACTGCTCGGCGGCGTGCCGGGGGTGCGACCGGCGGACGTGGTGGTGCTCGGTGGGGGCGTCGCGGGAAGCAATTCGGCCGCGGTCGCCGCCGGTATGGGCGCGAAAGTGACTGTGCTCGATACCAATTTGGTCCGGCTACGCGAGCTGGACGCCCAATTCGACGGGCGCATAACCACTCTCGCATCGAACACGGTCGCGATTGCGCAGGCGGTGCTTGCGGCGGATCTGGTCATCGGCTCGGTGCTGGTGCCGGGCACGCGGACACCGAAATTGGTCTCCGACGAGCTGGTCGCGGGCATGCGCCCCGGCTCGGTGCTGGTGGACATCGCCATCGACCAGGGCGGCTGCTTCACCAGCTCCCGTCCGACCACACACGCGAATCCCACTTTCCGCGTGGCCGATTCGCTGTTCTACTGCGTGGCCAATATGCCGGGCGCGGTCCCGCACACCGCGACCGTCGCGCTCACCAACGCGACACTGCCCTACGTGCGCGCCATCGCCGACCACGGCTGGCCTCGAGCCTGCGCCGAACACCCCGACCTGGCGCGCGGCCTGACCGCCGACGCGGGACATCTGCTCTCGGCGGAAGTCGCTGCGGCACACGGATACCCGGTATTGAAGCCTGTGGGCTCGGCCGGCTGA